One window of the Eucalyptus grandis isolate ANBG69807.140 chromosome 6, ASM1654582v1, whole genome shotgun sequence genome contains the following:
- the LOC104447806 gene encoding uncharacterized protein LOC104447806 isoform X1, whose protein sequence is MTAEGGGNPGKDERWPSSKRSRPGEKQESLKLYGVFVFGLIGSLVTTFAVNFVIFIMHVFDELPVLASHWDWWVLQLRRNVDLFYSQIPKSQASGRKTFRSAFQEEAWRRYNQRLEEAYEEEMERVERIRRMQRIFNRERTKYRRSYERWSRNDPGAYNYHFQQDEWYWKAHASYGDHWTNFKETSRDRSTYPLSHHYSVLGLDRSRRTPYTEAEIKTAFRAKAKEFHPDQNQSNKEVAEAKFKEVMTSYEAIKQERKNKMY, encoded by the exons ATGACGGCGGAGGGCGGCGGCAATCCGGGCAAGGACGAGCGGTGGCCGTCGTCGAAGAGGAGCCGTCCTGGGGAGAAGCAGGAAAGTTTGAAGCTTTACGGCGTATTCGTGTTCGGCTTGATTGGCTCCCTTGTCACCACTTTCGCGGTGAATTTCGTCATCTTCATCATGCACGTGTTTGACGAATTGCCTGTGTTGGCAAGCCACTGGGATTGGTGG GTTTTGCAGCTACGGAGAAATGTCGATTTGTTCTATTCTCAG ATACCCAAGTCCCAGGCATCAGGAAGAAAAACATTCCGTTCAGCTTTTCAGGAGGAAGCATGGAGGAGGTATAATCAGCGACTTGAGGAGGCCTATGAAGAGGAAATGGAACGAGTG GAGCGTATAAGGCGAATGCAAAGAATCTTTAACAGAGAGAGGACCAAATATAGAAGGAGTTACGAGAGATGGAGTCGAAATGATCCTGGTGCATACAATTACCATTTCCAGCAGGACGAATGGTATTGGAAAGCTCACGCATCCTATGGAGATCATTGGACCAATTTCAAGGAAACGTCAAGGGATAGATCAACTTACCCATTATCACACCATTATTCAGTTTTAGGTCTTGACAG ATCCCGAAGAACACCATACACTGAAGCAGAAATCAAG ACAGCATTTAGAGCCAAGGCAAAGGAGTTCCACCCAGATCAGAACCAGAGTAATAAAG AAGTTGCAGAGGCAAAGTTCAAAGAAGTCATGACGTCCTACGAAGCTATAAAACAAGAACGAAAAAACAAGATGTACTGA
- the LOC104447806 gene encoding uncharacterized protein LOC104447806 isoform X2, producing the protein MTAEGGGNPGKDERWPSSKRSRPGEKQESLKLYGVFVFGLIGSLVTTFAVNFVIFIMHVFDELPVLASHWDWWVLQLRRNVDLFYSQSQASGRKTFRSAFQEEAWRRYNQRLEEAYEEEMERVERIRRMQRIFNRERTKYRRSYERWSRNDPGAYNYHFQQDEWYWKAHASYGDHWTNFKETSRDRSTYPLSHHYSVLGLDRSRRTPYTEAEIKTAFRAKAKEFHPDQNQSNKEVAEAKFKEVMTSYEAIKQERKNKMY; encoded by the exons ATGACGGCGGAGGGCGGCGGCAATCCGGGCAAGGACGAGCGGTGGCCGTCGTCGAAGAGGAGCCGTCCTGGGGAGAAGCAGGAAAGTTTGAAGCTTTACGGCGTATTCGTGTTCGGCTTGATTGGCTCCCTTGTCACCACTTTCGCGGTGAATTTCGTCATCTTCATCATGCACGTGTTTGACGAATTGCCTGTGTTGGCAAGCCACTGGGATTGGTGG GTTTTGCAGCTACGGAGAAATGTCGATTTGTTCTATTCTCAG TCCCAGGCATCAGGAAGAAAAACATTCCGTTCAGCTTTTCAGGAGGAAGCATGGAGGAGGTATAATCAGCGACTTGAGGAGGCCTATGAAGAGGAAATGGAACGAGTG GAGCGTATAAGGCGAATGCAAAGAATCTTTAACAGAGAGAGGACCAAATATAGAAGGAGTTACGAGAGATGGAGTCGAAATGATCCTGGTGCATACAATTACCATTTCCAGCAGGACGAATGGTATTGGAAAGCTCACGCATCCTATGGAGATCATTGGACCAATTTCAAGGAAACGTCAAGGGATAGATCAACTTACCCATTATCACACCATTATTCAGTTTTAGGTCTTGACAG ATCCCGAAGAACACCATACACTGAAGCAGAAATCAAG ACAGCATTTAGAGCCAAGGCAAAGGAGTTCCACCCAGATCAGAACCAGAGTAATAAAG AAGTTGCAGAGGCAAAGTTCAAAGAAGTCATGACGTCCTACGAAGCTATAAAACAAGAACGAAAAAACAAGATGTACTGA
- the LOC104447806 gene encoding uncharacterized protein LOC104447806 isoform X6: MTAEGGGNPGKDERWPSSKRSRPGEKQESLKLYGVFVFGLIGSLVTTFALRRNVDLFYSQSQASGRKTFRSAFQEEAWRRYNQRLEEAYEEEMERVERIRRMQRIFNRERTKYRRSYERWSRNDPGAYNYHFQQDEWYWKAHASYGDHWTNFKETSRDRSTYPLSHHYSVLGLDRSRRTPYTEAEIKTAFRAKAKEFHPDQNQSNKEVAEAKFKEVMTSYEAIKQERKNKMY, translated from the exons ATGACGGCGGAGGGCGGCGGCAATCCGGGCAAGGACGAGCGGTGGCCGTCGTCGAAGAGGAGCCGTCCTGGGGAGAAGCAGGAAAGTTTGAAGCTTTACGGCGTATTCGTGTTCGGCTTGATTGGCTCCCTTGTCACCACTTTCGCG CTACGGAGAAATGTCGATTTGTTCTATTCTCAG TCCCAGGCATCAGGAAGAAAAACATTCCGTTCAGCTTTTCAGGAGGAAGCATGGAGGAGGTATAATCAGCGACTTGAGGAGGCCTATGAAGAGGAAATGGAACGAGTG GAGCGTATAAGGCGAATGCAAAGAATCTTTAACAGAGAGAGGACCAAATATAGAAGGAGTTACGAGAGATGGAGTCGAAATGATCCTGGTGCATACAATTACCATTTCCAGCAGGACGAATGGTATTGGAAAGCTCACGCATCCTATGGAGATCATTGGACCAATTTCAAGGAAACGTCAAGGGATAGATCAACTTACCCATTATCACACCATTATTCAGTTTTAGGTCTTGACAG ATCCCGAAGAACACCATACACTGAAGCAGAAATCAAG ACAGCATTTAGAGCCAAGGCAAAGGAGTTCCACCCAGATCAGAACCAGAGTAATAAAG AAGTTGCAGAGGCAAAGTTCAAAGAAGTCATGACGTCCTACGAAGCTATAAAACAAGAACGAAAAAACAAGATGTACTGA
- the LOC104447806 gene encoding uncharacterized protein LOC104447806 isoform X5, whose translation MTAEGGGNPGKDERWPSSKRSRPGEKQESLKLYGVFVFGLIGSLVTTFALRRNVDLFYSQIPKSQASGRKTFRSAFQEEAWRRYNQRLEEAYEEEMERVERIRRMQRIFNRERTKYRRSYERWSRNDPGAYNYHFQQDEWYWKAHASYGDHWTNFKETSRDRSTYPLSHHYSVLGLDRSRRTPYTEAEIKTAFRAKAKEFHPDQNQSNKEVAEAKFKEVMTSYEAIKQERKNKMY comes from the exons ATGACGGCGGAGGGCGGCGGCAATCCGGGCAAGGACGAGCGGTGGCCGTCGTCGAAGAGGAGCCGTCCTGGGGAGAAGCAGGAAAGTTTGAAGCTTTACGGCGTATTCGTGTTCGGCTTGATTGGCTCCCTTGTCACCACTTTCGCG CTACGGAGAAATGTCGATTTGTTCTATTCTCAG ATACCCAAGTCCCAGGCATCAGGAAGAAAAACATTCCGTTCAGCTTTTCAGGAGGAAGCATGGAGGAGGTATAATCAGCGACTTGAGGAGGCCTATGAAGAGGAAATGGAACGAGTG GAGCGTATAAGGCGAATGCAAAGAATCTTTAACAGAGAGAGGACCAAATATAGAAGGAGTTACGAGAGATGGAGTCGAAATGATCCTGGTGCATACAATTACCATTTCCAGCAGGACGAATGGTATTGGAAAGCTCACGCATCCTATGGAGATCATTGGACCAATTTCAAGGAAACGTCAAGGGATAGATCAACTTACCCATTATCACACCATTATTCAGTTTTAGGTCTTGACAG ATCCCGAAGAACACCATACACTGAAGCAGAAATCAAG ACAGCATTTAGAGCCAAGGCAAAGGAGTTCCACCCAGATCAGAACCAGAGTAATAAAG AAGTTGCAGAGGCAAAGTTCAAAGAAGTCATGACGTCCTACGAAGCTATAAAACAAGAACGAAAAAACAAGATGTACTGA
- the LOC104447806 gene encoding uncharacterized protein LOC104447806 isoform X4: MTAEGGGNPGKDERWPSSKRSRPGEKQESLKLYGVFVFGLIGSLVTTFAVLQLRRNVDLFYSQSQASGRKTFRSAFQEEAWRRYNQRLEEAYEEEMERVERIRRMQRIFNRERTKYRRSYERWSRNDPGAYNYHFQQDEWYWKAHASYGDHWTNFKETSRDRSTYPLSHHYSVLGLDRSRRTPYTEAEIKTAFRAKAKEFHPDQNQSNKEVAEAKFKEVMTSYEAIKQERKNKMY; this comes from the exons ATGACGGCGGAGGGCGGCGGCAATCCGGGCAAGGACGAGCGGTGGCCGTCGTCGAAGAGGAGCCGTCCTGGGGAGAAGCAGGAAAGTTTGAAGCTTTACGGCGTATTCGTGTTCGGCTTGATTGGCTCCCTTGTCACCACTTTCGCG GTTTTGCAGCTACGGAGAAATGTCGATTTGTTCTATTCTCAG TCCCAGGCATCAGGAAGAAAAACATTCCGTTCAGCTTTTCAGGAGGAAGCATGGAGGAGGTATAATCAGCGACTTGAGGAGGCCTATGAAGAGGAAATGGAACGAGTG GAGCGTATAAGGCGAATGCAAAGAATCTTTAACAGAGAGAGGACCAAATATAGAAGGAGTTACGAGAGATGGAGTCGAAATGATCCTGGTGCATACAATTACCATTTCCAGCAGGACGAATGGTATTGGAAAGCTCACGCATCCTATGGAGATCATTGGACCAATTTCAAGGAAACGTCAAGGGATAGATCAACTTACCCATTATCACACCATTATTCAGTTTTAGGTCTTGACAG ATCCCGAAGAACACCATACACTGAAGCAGAAATCAAG ACAGCATTTAGAGCCAAGGCAAAGGAGTTCCACCCAGATCAGAACCAGAGTAATAAAG AAGTTGCAGAGGCAAAGTTCAAAGAAGTCATGACGTCCTACGAAGCTATAAAACAAGAACGAAAAAACAAGATGTACTGA
- the LOC104447806 gene encoding uncharacterized protein LOC104447806 isoform X3, protein MTAEGGGNPGKDERWPSSKRSRPGEKQESLKLYGVFVFGLIGSLVTTFAVLQLRRNVDLFYSQIPKSQASGRKTFRSAFQEEAWRRYNQRLEEAYEEEMERVERIRRMQRIFNRERTKYRRSYERWSRNDPGAYNYHFQQDEWYWKAHASYGDHWTNFKETSRDRSTYPLSHHYSVLGLDRSRRTPYTEAEIKTAFRAKAKEFHPDQNQSNKEVAEAKFKEVMTSYEAIKQERKNKMY, encoded by the exons ATGACGGCGGAGGGCGGCGGCAATCCGGGCAAGGACGAGCGGTGGCCGTCGTCGAAGAGGAGCCGTCCTGGGGAGAAGCAGGAAAGTTTGAAGCTTTACGGCGTATTCGTGTTCGGCTTGATTGGCTCCCTTGTCACCACTTTCGCG GTTTTGCAGCTACGGAGAAATGTCGATTTGTTCTATTCTCAG ATACCCAAGTCCCAGGCATCAGGAAGAAAAACATTCCGTTCAGCTTTTCAGGAGGAAGCATGGAGGAGGTATAATCAGCGACTTGAGGAGGCCTATGAAGAGGAAATGGAACGAGTG GAGCGTATAAGGCGAATGCAAAGAATCTTTAACAGAGAGAGGACCAAATATAGAAGGAGTTACGAGAGATGGAGTCGAAATGATCCTGGTGCATACAATTACCATTTCCAGCAGGACGAATGGTATTGGAAAGCTCACGCATCCTATGGAGATCATTGGACCAATTTCAAGGAAACGTCAAGGGATAGATCAACTTACCCATTATCACACCATTATTCAGTTTTAGGTCTTGACAG ATCCCGAAGAACACCATACACTGAAGCAGAAATCAAG ACAGCATTTAGAGCCAAGGCAAAGGAGTTCCACCCAGATCAGAACCAGAGTAATAAAG AAGTTGCAGAGGCAAAGTTCAAAGAAGTCATGACGTCCTACGAAGCTATAAAACAAGAACGAAAAAACAAGATGTACTGA
- the LOC104447805 gene encoding squalene monooxygenase SE1 — MAVDQSVVGWILASLLGLAALCRLVARRGGRRGGGEGRECGVVGTDGIVTTGKQCGSESVNGDGSEADVIIVGAGVAGAALAHTLGKDGRRVHVIERDLTEPDRIVGELLQPGGYLKLIELGLEDCVKEIDAQRVFGYALFKDGQNTRLSYPLEKFHSDVSGRSFHNGRFIQRMREKAATLSNVKLEQGTVTSLIEEKGTIKGVQYKTKDGKELAAYAPLTVVCDGCFSNLRRSLCKPKVDIPSCFVGLILEKCQLPYANHGHVILADPSPILFYPISSTEVRCLVDVPGQKVPNISNGEMANYLKTVVAPQVPHEIHEAFVAAVDKGNIRTMPNRSMPAAPHPTPGALLMGDAFNMRHPLTGGGMTVALSDIVVLRDLLRPLRDLNDAPTLCKYLESFYTLRKPVASTINTLAGALYKVFCASPDPARKEMRQACFDYLSLGGVFSNGPVSLLSGLNPRPLSLVLHFFAVAIYGVGRLMLPFPSIKRMWIGARLISGASGIIFPIIKAEGVRQMFFPAMVPAYYRGPPAK, encoded by the exons ATGGCGGTGGATCAGTCGGTGGTGGGTTGGATCTTGGCGTCTCTTCTGGGTCTCGCTGCGCTGTGCCGTCTGGTGGcgaggagaggagggaggagaggaggcGGGGAGGGGAGGGAATGCGGCGTCGTCGGGACCGACGGCATTGTGACGACGGGCAAGCAATGCGGATCCGAATCCGTGAACGGGGACGGCAGCGAGGCCGACGTCATCATCGTCGGGGCGGGCGTCGCCGGTGCGGCCCTCGCTCATACGCTTGGCAAG GATGGACGCCGAGTGCATGTCATTGAACGAGACCTGACAGAGCCTGATCGAATAGTTGGGGAATTGCTGCAACCTGGCGGCTATCTTAAGCTAATTGAGTTGGGACTCGAAG ATTGTGTGAAGGAAATTGATGCTCAGCGGGTATTTGGTTATGCTCTTTTCAAGGATGGACAAAATACTCGATTATCCTATCCCTTGGAGAAATTTCACTCAGATGTGTCTGGGAGGAGCTTTCACAATGGACGTTTTATACAGAGAATGCGGGAAAAAGCTGCGACTCTCTCCAA TGTAAAACTGGAGCAAGGGACGGTAACCTCTTTGATAGAAGAAAAGGGAACCATTAAAGGCGTGCAATACAAGACAAAGGATGGGAAAGAGCTGGCGGCTTATGCACCTCTGACTGTTGTCTGTGATGGATGTTTCTCAAACCTGCGTCGCTCCCTTTGCAAACCCAAG GTTGACATACCATCATGCTTCGTTGGCCTGATTTTGGAGAAATGTCAACTTCCTTATGCAAACCACGGGCATGTTATTCTGGCAGATCCCTCTCCTATCTTGTTTTATCCAATCAGCAGCACAGAGGTCCGTTGTCTTGTTGATGTACCTGGGCAAAAAGTGCCAAATATCTCGAACGGTGAAATGGCTAACTACTTGAAGACAGTTGTAGCTCCTCAG GTTCCTCACGAAATTCACGAAGCCTTTGTTGCTGCTGTTGATAAAGGAAACATAAGGACAATGCCTAATAGAAGCATGCCTGCTGCTCCCCATCCCACTCCTGGAGCTTTATTAATGGGGGATGCATTCAACATGCGCCATCCATTAACTGGAGGAGGAATGACTGTGGCACTCTCGGATATTGTTGTGCTCCGCGATCTCCTCAGGCCTTTGCGTGACTTAAACGACGCACCCACTTTGTGCAAGTATCTGGAGTCCTTCTATACCTTGCGCAAG CCGGTGGCATCCACAATAAATACATTGGCGGGAGCCCTATACAAAGTCTTCTGTGCTTCACCCGATCCAGCAAGGAAAGAGATGCGACAAGCCTGCTTTGATTACTTAAGCCTTGGGGGCGTCTTCTCAAATGGACCAGTTTCTTTGCTTTCGGGTTTGAACCCTCGACCATTGAGTCTGGTTCTCCACTTCTTTGCGGTTGCGATCTATGGCGTTGGCCGATTAATGCTGCCTTTTCCTTCAATTAAGCGCATGTGGATCGGAGCTAGATTGATATCG GGTGCATCGGGAATCATATTCCCCATCATCAAGGCTGAAGGGGTAAGGCAAATGTTCTTCCCCGCGATGGTTCCTGCGTACTACAGAGGTCCACCTGCGAAGTGA
- the LOC104447804 gene encoding LOW QUALITY PROTEIN: amino acid transporter AVT6A (The sequence of the model RefSeq protein was modified relative to this genomic sequence to represent the inferred CDS: inserted 1 base in 1 codon), whose protein sequence is MGFSFRRDFKATFKSPEIRTIAVSCGCTVQQDSTSAWPHAELFDRFVVRSDQTAAATDPTVQRILRGGAFAAAVPRPCLNLNGLVSFLSLHLSLTSRSRGGNDVPTLLRPEAPAEPEGPPPAAEARRRRRRRHRLRRRRAGEAGFDGASFSGAVFNLSTTIVGAGIMALPATLKQLGLIPGLAMIVLGAVLTNTSIDMILKFSRASKSPTYSAAAADAFGGAGRALLQSCIVVNNXGMLVVYMIIIGDVLSGTWSNWVHHTGVMEEWLGQHWWTSRAFLLLSTTLFVFAPLISFKRVDSLRYTSALSVGLAVVFVAITAGIAIIKLANGSITMPRLMPKLVDQTSFWKLFTTFPILVTAYICHHNVHPIENELKDPMQMKSIVRSSLTLCSAVYIATSFFGFLLFGDQTLDDVLANFDGDLGIPYSMMLNDIVRISYGIHLMLVFPIVFFSLRLNLDGLLFPYAKIPIAFNNRRFYSVTAALMGFIFLGANFVPSIWDAFQFTGATAATSVGFIFPSAIALRDTHGVATKKDKVLSWIMILLAVSSSIVALSSDVYGFFNSDEGVGS, encoded by the exons ATGGGCTTTTCGTTCCGACGTGACTTCAAAGCCACTTTCAAAAGTCCGGAAATCCGGACGATAGCCGTTAGCTGCGGTTGCACCGTGCAGCAAGACAGCACTAGCGCGTGGCCCCACGCGGAGCTCTTCGACCGTTTCGTGGTGCGATCAGATCAGACGGCAGCGGCGACCGACCCAACGGTCCAACGGATCCTCCGAGGAGGAGCTTTCGCGGCTGCTGTCCCAC GACCCTGTCTTAACTTGAACGGCCTcgtctcctttctctctctccatctctctctcacgtctcgGAGTAGAGGCGGAAATGACGTTCCTACCCTCCTCCGACCGGAAGCACCGGCGGAGCCCGAGGGCCCCCCTCCTGCCGCAGAagcacgccgccgccgccgccgccgccaccgcctccgccgccgccgagccGGGGAGGCGGGCTTCGACGGCGCGTCGTTCTCGGGCGCCGTGTTCAACCTCTCCACCACCATCGTCGGCGCCGGGATCATGGCCCTGCCGGCCACGCTAAAGCAGCTGGGCCTGATCCCGGGGCTGGCCATGATTGTGCTCGGGGCCGTGCTGACGAACACCTCGATCGATATGATCCTGAAGTTCAGCCGGGCCTCCAAGTCCCCCACCtactccgccgccgccgccgacgcgtTCGGCGGGGCCGGGCGGGCTCTGCTGCAGTCCTGCATCGTCGTCAATA CTGGGATGCTCGTCGTCTACATGATCATCATAG GCGACGTGCTATCGGGGACGTGGTCAAACTGGGTACACCACACAGGGGTAATGGAGGAATGGCTTGGTCAGCACTGGTGGACCTCACGCGCTTTCTTGCTGCTGTCCACCACCCTCTTCGTCTTCGCGCCTCTCATCTCTTTCAAACGAGTTG ATTCATTGAGATACACGTCGGCCTTGTCAGTCGGTCTGGCTGTGGTATTTGTTGCAATCACTGCTGGAATAGCAATCATTAAGCTGGCAAATGGAAGCATAACGATGCCACGTTTGATGCCCAAGCTCGTTGATCAGACATCATTTTGGAAGCTGTTCACGACTTTTCCCATTTTGGTCACTGCTTATATTTGTCACCATAATG TGCACCCAATAGAGAATGAACTGAAAGACCCGATGCAGATGAAGTCGATAGTACGTTCATCACTGACACTATGCTCAGCTGTCTACATCGCAACCAGCTTCTTTGGGTTTCTTCTCTTTGGGGATCAGACGCTGGATGATGTACTGGCAAATTTTGATGGGGATCTAGGAATTCCTTACAGCATGATGCTCAATGATATAGTGAGAATTAGCTATGGAATCCACCTCATGCTTGTTTTCCCTATTGTGTTTTTCTCACTTCGGCTCAATCTGGACGGCCTCCTTTTTCCCTATGCAAAAATTCCCATCGCCTTCAACAACAGGAGATTTTATTCAGTGACAGCAGCGCTAATGGGTTTTATATTTCTGGGAGCAAACTTTGTACCCAGCATCTGGGATGCTTTCCAATTTACCGGCGCCACTGCAGCAACCTCTGTCGGGTTCATATTTCCATCTGCAATTGCTCTTAG GGATACTCATGGGGTTGCAACAAAGAAAGACAAAGTTCTGTCATGGATCATGATCTTGCTGGCTGTATCATCAAGCATAGTGGCACTCTCGAGCGACGTTTATGGTTTCTTTAACAGTGACGAAGGAGTTGGAAGCTGA